ATTGGAAAAGGTCGTCATTCGGTTCGCCGGGGACTCCGGGGACGGGATGCAGCTGACCGGCGATCGCTTCACCCACGAGGCCGCCGCGTTCGGCAACGACTTGGCCACCCAACCGAACTTTCCCGCCGAGATCAGGGCGCCGCAGGGCACGTTGCCCGGTGTCTCGTCGTTCCAGATCCAGATCGCCGATTACGACATCCTCACCGCCGGCGATCAGCCCGACGTGCTGGTCGCGATGAACCCCGCCGCGCTCAAGGCCAACCTGGAGGATCTCCCGCGCGGCGCCACCGTCATCGCCAACACCGACGAGTTCACCAAGCGCACCCTCGCGAAGGTCGGCTACGGCGCCGATCCGCTGACGGACGAGACACTGTCGGATTTCGTGCTGCATCGCGTCCCGATGACGTCGCTCACTCTGGGCGCCACCGAATCGACCGGCGTCGGGAAGAAGGACGCCCAGCGCGCGAAGAACATGTTCGCGCTCGGCCTGCTGTCCTGGATGTACGGGCGCCCGATCGGCGGCACCGAACAGTTCATGCGGGAGAAGTTCGCGGCGAAGCCGGAGATCGCCGAGGCAAACGTGCTGGCGTTCCGCGCGGGCTGGAATTACGGCGAGACCACCGAGAGTTTCGCCACCACCTACGAGATCGCGCCCGCCAAGCTGCCGCCGGGCACCTATCGCCAGATCACCGGCAACACCGCGCTCGCATATGGCCTGATCGCCGCGGGGCAGCTCGCGGGGCTGCCGGTCTTCCTCGGCACGTACCCGATCACGCCCGCCTCGGACATCCTGCACGAGCTGAGCAAGCACAAGAACTTCGGCGTCACTACGTTCCAGGCCGAGGACGAGATCGCCGGAATCGGCGCCGCGCTTGGCGCGGCGCTCGGCGGCGCGCTCGGTGTCACCAGCACCTCAGGGCCCGGTCTCGCGCTCAAGAGCGAAACAATCGGCCTCGCGGTAATGACCGAGCTACCGCTGGTCGTGATCGACGTGCAGCGCGGCGGACCGTCCACCGGCCTGCCGACCAAGACCGAGCAGGCCGACCTGTTGCAGGCGCTCTACGGCCGCAACGGCGAGTCACCGGTGGCGGTACTCGCGCCGCGCTCCCCCGCCGACTGTTTCGCCGCTGCGGTGGAGGCGGCACGGATCGCGCTCACCTCTCGCACTCCGGTGCTGCTGTTGTCCGACGGCGCGATCGCGAACGGTTCGGAACCGTGGTCGATTCCACGCGTCGACGAGCTGGCCCAGATCGACCCCGCGTTCGAGCCGGAGGGCGACGACGCCGACCCGTTCCAGCCGTACGCCCGTGACCCCGACACGTTGGCGCGCCCGCTCGCCGTACCCGGCACCAAGGGGCGCGCGCACCGCATCGGCGGACTGGAGAAGGCGGACGGCAGCGGCAACATCTCCTACGACCCCGCCAACCACGAGCTGATGGTCCGGTTGCGGCAAGCCAAGATCGACGCGATCGCCGTCCCCGACCTCGAGGTGGACGACCCGGAGGGCACGGCCGAGGTGCTGCTGATCGGCTGGGGGAGCTCCTACGGCCCGATCGGCGAGGCGTGCCGTCGAGCCCGTCGCCGCGGCGTGCCGGTCGCCCAGGCGCACCTGCGGAATCTGAATCCGTTGCCCGCCAACCTCGGTGACGTGCTACGCCGTTACCGCACCGTGGTCGCGCCGGAGATGAACGGCGGCCAGCTCGCCATGCTGCTGCGCGCGAAGTACCTGGTCGACGTGCAGCCGTGGACGAAGATCGCCGGCACAGCATTCTCCGCGCAGGAACTGGTCGGGGTCATCGACGCGGCGCTGGACGGAACGATCGCAGACATGGAACAGGACAAGGCCTTCGCCGCACGGGCGCAGGCCACATATCGAGCACTGCCGGACGAAGTCCGTCCACAGCCCAGCGCCGGGCCGAGCGCAGGCGAGGCAGCCGCATACCGCACGGTTGGGGGTAACGAATGACGATCGTGGAAACCTCGCTCGTCGGCACCGATCTGGGCCTGACCGGGGTGTCCGGCGTGCCGTCGGCGGACGGACCGCAGAAGGCGAAGGACTTCACCTCCGATCAGGAGGTCCGCTGGTGCCCTGGCTGCGGCGACTACGTGATCCTGGCGACCGTGCGGGGATTTCTCGCCGAACTCGGATTGCGCAGGGAGAACCTGATGTTCGTCTCCGGGATCGGCTGCTCCAGCCGCTTCCCGTACTACCTGGAGGCCTACGGCATCCACTCCATCCACGGTCGCGCACCCGCGATCGCCACCGGCCTAGCGGTCAGCCGCCCCGATCTGTCGGTCTGGGTGGTGACCGGCGACGGTGACGCGCTGTCCATCGGGGGCAACCATCTCATCCACGCGTTGCGCCGTAACGTGAACATGACGATCCTGCTGTTCAACAACCGGATCTATGGTCTCACCAAGGGCCAGTACTCACCGACCTCGGAGCAGGGCAAGATCACCAAGTCCACCCCGATGGGCTCGGTGGACCACCCGTTCAACACGCTGTCGGTCGCACTCGGCGCCGAGGCGACCTTCGCTGCCCGCGCCCTGGATTCCGACCGCGCGGGGCTCACCGAGGTGCTGCGCGCGGCCGCTGAGCACCGCGGCACGTCGTTCGTGGAGATCCTGCAGGACTGCCCGATCTTCAACGACGGCTCGTTCGACGTGCTTAGACGGGAGAACGCCGCGGACCATCTCGTCCCGCTGCGGCACGGCGAACCCATCCGCTTCGGCGCCGAGGGCAAATTCGCGGTCGTGCGCGACGGTTTCCGCCTCGAGGTGGCCCGTACCGACAGCGTCACGGAGTCCGATATCGTAGTGCACGACGCCTACGCCGACAGCCCCGAGTACGCCTACGCGCTCTCACGGCTGTCGGACCAGGATCTCGGCCACGTGGTCACCGGCATCTTCCGCAGCGTCACGCGGCCGACCTACGACGACGCGGTGCGCGCCCAGACCGAAATGGCCCGCGAGCGCAAGCCGATCGGTCCGGACTCGCTCCAGTCGCTGCTCAGCGGGCCCGAAACCTGGACTGTCACGTAGGCCCGCGGGTCGAACACGACGAATCCGCTCGGCGCCGGACGCCGCGCGAATTCGTGGCAACGACAAGGCGTCAGACGCGCTTGGCGAACCCGAGGTCGATGACGGCGTCGCGTTCCTGCTCGAGTTCGGCGACGGAGGCGCCGATGCGGGCACCGGCAAAATCGTCGATGGTCAGATCCGGGACGATCGTGTAACCGCCGTTCCCGCACGTCACCGGGAACGAGCTGATCAGACCCTCCGGCACACCGTAAGAGCCGTCCGAGGGAACGGCCATGGACACCCAGTCACCGTCCCGGGTGCCACACACCCAGTCGTGGATGTGGTCGATCGCGGCGCTGGCCGCGCTGGCCGCCGAGGACGCACCGCGGGCCTGGATGATGGCGGTGCCGCGCTGCTGCACAGTGGGAATGAAGTCGTCGGTCAGCCAGGCGCGGTCGCCGACGAGACCGAGGGCGGGACGACCCGCGATGGTGGCGTGCGCGATGTCCGGGTACTGCGTCGCGGAGTGGTTGCCCCAGATCGCCACGCGGGTGATGTCGGCGGCACGCGCACCGGTCTTCCCGGCCAGCTGGGCGATGGCCCGGTTGTGGTCGAGACGGGTCATCGCGGTGAAACGCTCGGCGGGCACGTCTGGGGCGTTGCTCATGGCGATGAACGCGTTGGTGTTGGCCGGGTTCCCCACCACAAGCACCTTCACGTCGTCGGCCGCGCTGGCGTTGATCGCCGCGCCCTGCTCGGTGAAGATCGTGCCATTGGCGGCGAGCAGATCCGAGCGCTCCATCCCCGCCGTGCGCGGACGGGCGCCGACCAGCAGCGCGATGTCGGCGCCCGCGAAGCCGATCCACGGATCGTCGCTGATGTCGATGGACTCCAGCAGCGGAAACGCACAGTCGTCCAGCTCCATCGCGACACCCTCGAGCGAGGCCACCGCGGCGGGAATCTCGAGCAGCCGCACCCGCACCGGCGTGTCCGGGCCGAGCATCGCACCGGAGGCGATCCGGAACAGCAGGCCGTAGGCGATCTGGCCCGCGGCTCCGGTAACGGCGACAGTCACGGGCGCGGTGCCGACGGCGGTGCTCACGACGAACTCCTTGCGGTGGGAGGGCTCTCGCTGCCCACCCTATCGACTCTCACCGCCCGCGAAACCCGGTGGTGAGCTATGCGACAGTAATCCGTCCGCGCGGCCGCACACCCCGCGTGGGCAGCGCCACCGGTGCGGCCTAGCGGCAACGACGGTCCCAGCGGATCTCCCGCCGCGCCGGATCAGCCGAGCGCGGCAACCTCGGCGTCGGTCAGCACGATCGGCGACACCATGTCCTTTGACCGTGCCAACTGCACGGCGCGATACAGCGGCCGCTCCTCCAGTCCCGCATCGCGCGCCTCCGCCCGCAACTGGTGCGACAACATCGCGGAAACCGCGACCGCCGCGGCCAATTGACTGGCCGCGAGCGCGTCGGCCAGCCTGCGCAGACCGAGCAGGTGCAATTCGCGGCCGCTACCCGCGTCGGTGTACATAGCGAGCGGGATGAGCTGCGAGTCCTCCCCCGCGGTAACCCGAAGAGCGATTCGGCTCAACCGGGCCGGGAAGACCAGCACCTCGACACCAGTCGCCGCCGACATCTCCACCTGCCGCTCACCGAATAGCCTGCGGGCGTGAATCATCGTGCCCGCCAACCACATTCGACGACGCCGCAGCGCGACAGCATAGAGCACGGTCGGCGCGCCGACGACGAGACCGATGGCGACGGCGAACGGCCAGGTCACCACGGTGGCCGCCAGCAGCGCGGCTCCGATCCCGATGCCCGACGCGGCAAGCGCGAGACGGCGCAGCATCGGCGCGTACAGCTCGGGCGCGACCAGGTCGAGCCCCACCGGCGCAACGGCCTGCTGGTCACCAGAATTCGTCGACACTGCTCCGCCCTCTCCCGACTCCGGCACGTGCCGGGTCACGCTACCGTGCCGACCGCCTGGGTGAGCGGGCGTTCAGTGTCAGGTGGCCCCGCATGGCGCCGTCGGACCCCGAGTTCGGTGCTGTCCCAGCCTGAGCGAGGCCGTCGGCTAGCCGCCCAGCGACGCTCGGAGCACACCGACCACCTCGCCCAGCGGAACCTGCCGCTGCTCACCGGTCGCCATGTCCTTGAGCCCGATGGTGCTGTCCACGAGGTCGCGGTCGCCGAGCACCATGGTGAACTTCGCCCCGGACCGGTCGGCCGCCTTCATCGCGCCCTTCACACCGCGCCCGCCGTAGGCGAGGTCGACCCGGACACCCGCCGACCGCAGCTGCGCCGCGAGCACGACCATCCGATGCTGGGCGGCTTCGCCCAGCGGCACACCGAACACCTCGCAGCGCGCCGGGTTGCCCGCCGACTTGCCCTCGGCCTCCAGCGCGAGCATGGTGCGGTCCACGCCGAGCCCGAAGCCGATGCCGGACAGCGGTTGTCCACCGAGCTCGGCCATCAGCCCGTCGTAGCGACCGCCACCGCCGATGCCCGACTGGGCGCCGAGACCGTCGTGCACGAACTCGAAGGTGGTCTTCGTGTAGTAGTCGAGCCCGCGCACCATGCGCGGGTTCACCACATACGGCACGCCGAGCGCGTCCAGGTGGCCGAGCACCTGCTCGAAGTGCGCCTTGGCCGACTCCGAGAGGTGATCGATCATCAGCGGGGCGTCCGCGGTCATCGCGCGTACCTCGCGCCGCTTGTCGTCGAGGACGCGCAGCGGGTTGAGCTCCGCGCGGCGCCTGGTCTGCTCGTCCAGCGGCAGCCCGAACAGGAATTCCTGCAGCAACTCCCGGTACTGAGGGCGGCAGGTCTCGTCGCCGAGCGAGGTGATCTCGAGCCGGAAACCGTCGAGCCCGAGCCCGCGGAACCCTGCGTCGGCGATGGCGATCACCTCGGCGTCCAATGCCGGGTCGTCGACGCCGATCGCCTCGATACCCACCTGCTGCAGCTGCCGGTAGCGGCCCGCCTGCGGCCGCTCGTAACGGAAGAACGGACCCGAGTAGCACAGCTTCACCGGTAGCTGGCCGCGGTCGAGTCCGTGTTCGATGACCGCGCGCATCACGCCCGCTGTTCCCTCGGGCCGCAACGTCACGCTGCGATCGCCGCGGTCGGGGAAGGTGTACATCTCCTTGGTGACCACGTCGGTCGACTCGCCGACACCACGGGTGAACAGCCCGGTGTCTTCGAAGACCGGCAGCTCGATATGCCCGTACCCGGCCAGTCGGGCGGCGCGGACGAGGCCGTCACGCACCGCGACGAACTCGGCCGAGCCGGGAGGCACGTAGTCCGGTATCCCTTTCGGGGCGGAGAAGCTGCTGGTCTTGGTCACGATGCTCCAGTTTCCACCACCACGGCCCGCGAAGTCCAACCGGTTCGCCGAACCGCCTCTCAGGAAGGATACGGAGCAGTCTCAGGAAAAAATGGCACACTCTTATCCCGATGTCACCGGATACGGGAGGAACGTGGTAGTGCCGAGCAACGAACAGCGACGAGCAACGGCGAAACGCAAGCTGGAGCGTCAGCTTGCCAACCGGGCTCAGCGGGCGCGCAGGCGCAAGCAACTCACGATCGCCGGCTCGGTGCTCGGTGTCGTCGTCGTGGTCGCCGCCGTGACCGGGGTGTACTTCCTGACCCGCGGGGAGGACGACAGCTCCGATGCCGCCGACGCCGCGCTGACCAGTTCACCCGCAGCCGCGGCCGCGACGCCACCCCCCGCCAAGGCCAAGCCCGCGACGGTCGACTGCGTCTATCGCGATGGCGCCAAGCCCGCGGACAAGGCCGCGGCCAAGCCGAAGGTCGGCGGCATCCCGACCACCGGTGTCGACGCCGAGGTCAGCGTGAGCATGGAGACCAGCCAGGGGCCGATCGGATTGACGCTGAACAACGCCGACTCACCGTGCACCGTGAACAGCTTCGTCAGCCTGGCTTCGCAGAACTACTTCGACGGCACCGGCTGCCACCGGATGACCGCGGACGAGGGCCTGAAGGTGTTGCAGTGCGGTGACCCGACCGGCTCCGGATCCGGCGGGCCCGGTTATGAGTTCGACAACGAATACCCGACCGATCAATACGCGCCGGACGATCCAGCACTCGGCAATGCGATCGCCTACAAACGCGGCGTGCTCGCCATGGCCAACGCGGGCCCCGGCACCAACGGCAGCCAGTTCTTCATCGTCTACGGGGATTCACAACTGCCGCCGCAGTACACGATCTTCGGGACCGTGGACGAGAACAGCCTCGGTACCCTCGACAAGATTGCCCAGATCGGCCAGGACAACTCGAACGGCCCTGGCGACGGCAAGCCGAAGGAACCGGTCACGATCAAATCGGTGCGAATCGACCGCTGATCGTCCGATACTCGCGCCCGCCGCCGATCACCGGCCGCGGGCCCGAGCTCATCGCCGATCCGACGCGCCGCCGAGATACCTGTTGTTCGGTTAGGTTTTCCTGAATCCGGAGATCCTCCGCCGAGTTCGCATGTATGCCGGAATTGTGCGATATATGCTGATATGCGGCACGCTCGTACGATTGTGTCGACCTTTGTCAGGTAATCTCGAACCAAGGAGTTCCCGTAGCGTAGCCATCCCAGAATAGGGCGATCCCCTCGTAGGGAGTGCCGCGCCACGAGTCCTCCGGGTGTCCGCGTTTGCAGGCGGGGCCCGCTGCACGGACTACAGTTCGCGTGGCGGCGTCCGTGACAAAGCACCACAATCATCCATAGTGATCACTGCAGCATCGGGGAGCAGCCATGTCCGAAGAACTGGACGACATCGGCCGGGAGACCGCGGCCATGATGAGGACTATGTTGCAGATGGCGACGCTCGTCGCACTGCGAACCCGCGAGCGTGGTCAGAAAGAAGCCGAAGCGCGCGCCAAGCTCACGGACGCCCGCGTCAAAGAGGCCAAAGAGATGCAGCTCCGCGAGGCCCGCGACGCGAAGGCCAAGGATCCGCGCAACACTGAACTGGCTCGGCTGATCGAGAAGCCGATCGCGGAAAAGGGTGTGTCCCTGGAGAAGGACCGCTTCTCCGCACAGGCCGAGGCCACGCGCATGGCCGCCAACGCCGCCGCGAACGCCAAGCCCGCGATGCAGTACGACTCCGCGGAACGCCGGATGGCGATCGCCGCCCATCTCGCCAAAATGGGTGTCGCGCCGGAACTGGCCGCGGTACGGATGTTGATCGAGGTAGGCCAGGCACAGCCGCCGGGCGAGGCCGTGCGCACCCGCCCGGACGAGGCGCCGTCGGTGACGCGGGCCAGAGAACAGGAAGCTCGCGGCCTGGAACGCGCGAGACAGTAGACGAACGAACGCCCGCTGGGTTTCCCAGCGGGCGTTCTTCTTTTTCCGAGAATCCGCGCGAACGGCTGCCCGGCAAGCGATTACAGGCGGAAGTCGCCGATCGTGGGATCACCGAACATGCCGTGCTGCGGCGACTTCAGCGGCAGCGGGTTGAGCATGTCCTTGTGACCGTTGCGCACACTGCAGTATTTGAACGGCCCCTTGGGGTCGAAGAGTTTTGCCAGGTGCGGATCCGCGTGGTCCAGGAACCAGACGCTCAGCCCGGTGCGCCCGTCCAAGCGGTAGTGCTCCCACGCCCGCCACAGCGCGTCCAGCCGGGCGACCGCCTCGGCGTGCTGCCACCACTCCGGGCACCACACCGTGTCGCTCAGATCGGTGACCTGACGCCGGTAAACCAGGCTGAGATAGTTTTCGACGAACTCCACCACACTTGCGTAGATCATCGGTTGTTGCTGCTGTTCGGTCACAACGGGCGAACCTCCTCGACCTGTCCGTACTCGGGCGGCGGTGCCGACTTGCTCAACGAGGGCGCGCCGATCAGGTCCGTGATTTCCGTCTTGCGCTGCGGATCATGGTGCGAGATGGACTTCTTCACCTCGGCAGCGTACTCGCCTTCCCACCACGGCACGGTCCGGACCAGCACCGGCGGCGCACCGGACGGGAACACGATGGCCCGGCCGCGCGGCAACGTCGCCAGACCGTTGACCGAGAACGTCTTGGACGAACCCAGCGACCGCGAATAGCTCTTGCCGCCTTTGGATTCCGAGACCGACTGGGAGATCGCATCGTATTCGCCGAGGACATCGGACCGCTCCTGCAGGAACCTGGTGTCGTCGACGCCGCTGCCGAGCACCTTGATGTTCGCCGCCGACCAGAGGGCGTTCATGCCGCTCTCACCCCAGCAGCGGGCGCCCTGCGCCCAGGATTGCAGCACCGTCATGACCACGATGCCGCGCGAGCCGAAGTGGCTGTACTGCTTGGGCAGATCCTTCCAGCGCACCACGTTCGCGGCCTCGTCGAGCACCGCGAGCAGTGGAATCGCCAGCCGGCCGCCGCGC
The DNA window shown above is from Nocardia sp. NBC_01730 and carries:
- a CDS encoding 2-oxoacid:acceptor oxidoreductase subunit alpha, translating into MVSHQSDVGTAKLEKVVIRFAGDSGDGMQLTGDRFTHEAAAFGNDLATQPNFPAEIRAPQGTLPGVSSFQIQIADYDILTAGDQPDVLVAMNPAALKANLEDLPRGATVIANTDEFTKRTLAKVGYGADPLTDETLSDFVLHRVPMTSLTLGATESTGVGKKDAQRAKNMFALGLLSWMYGRPIGGTEQFMREKFAAKPEIAEANVLAFRAGWNYGETTESFATTYEIAPAKLPPGTYRQITGNTALAYGLIAAGQLAGLPVFLGTYPITPASDILHELSKHKNFGVTTFQAEDEIAGIGAALGAALGGALGVTSTSGPGLALKSETIGLAVMTELPLVVIDVQRGGPSTGLPTKTEQADLLQALYGRNGESPVAVLAPRSPADCFAAAVEAARIALTSRTPVLLLSDGAIANGSEPWSIPRVDELAQIDPAFEPEGDDADPFQPYARDPDTLARPLAVPGTKGRAHRIGGLEKADGSGNISYDPANHELMVRLRQAKIDAIAVPDLEVDDPEGTAEVLLIGWGSSYGPIGEACRRARRRGVPVAQAHLRNLNPLPANLGDVLRRYRTVVAPEMNGGQLAMLLRAKYLVDVQPWTKIAGTAFSAQELVGVIDAALDGTIADMEQDKAFAARAQATYRALPDEVRPQPSAGPSAGEAAAYRTVGGNE
- a CDS encoding 2-oxoacid:ferredoxin oxidoreductase subunit beta; translated protein: MTIVETSLVGTDLGLTGVSGVPSADGPQKAKDFTSDQEVRWCPGCGDYVILATVRGFLAELGLRRENLMFVSGIGCSSRFPYYLEAYGIHSIHGRAPAIATGLAVSRPDLSVWVVTGDGDALSIGGNHLIHALRRNVNMTILLFNNRIYGLTKGQYSPTSEQGKITKSTPMGSVDHPFNTLSVALGAEATFAARALDSDRAGLTEVLRAAAEHRGTSFVEILQDCPIFNDGSFDVLRRENAADHLVPLRHGEPIRFGAEGKFAVVRDGFRLEVARTDSVTESDIVVHDAYADSPEYAYALSRLSDQDLGHVVTGIFRSVTRPTYDDAVRAQTEMARERKPIGPDSLQSLLSGPETWTVT
- a CDS encoding malate dehydrogenase; translated protein: MSTAVGTAPVTVAVTGAAGQIAYGLLFRIASGAMLGPDTPVRVRLLEIPAAVASLEGVAMELDDCAFPLLESIDISDDPWIGFAGADIALLVGARPRTAGMERSDLLAANGTIFTEQGAAINASAADDVKVLVVGNPANTNAFIAMSNAPDVPAERFTAMTRLDHNRAIAQLAGKTGARAADITRVAIWGNHSATQYPDIAHATIAGRPALGLVGDRAWLTDDFIPTVQQRGTAIIQARGASSAASAASAAIDHIHDWVCGTRDGDWVSMAVPSDGSYGVPEGLISSFPVTCGNGGYTIVPDLTIDDFAGARIGASVAELEQERDAVIDLGFAKRV
- the hisS gene encoding histidine--tRNA ligase, whose translation is MTKTSSFSAPKGIPDYVPPGSAEFVAVRDGLVRAARLAGYGHIELPVFEDTGLFTRGVGESTDVVTKEMYTFPDRGDRSVTLRPEGTAGVMRAVIEHGLDRGQLPVKLCYSGPFFRYERPQAGRYRQLQQVGIEAIGVDDPALDAEVIAIADAGFRGLGLDGFRLEITSLGDETCRPQYRELLQEFLFGLPLDEQTRRRAELNPLRVLDDKRREVRAMTADAPLMIDHLSESAKAHFEQVLGHLDALGVPYVVNPRMVRGLDYYTKTTFEFVHDGLGAQSGIGGGGRYDGLMAELGGQPLSGIGFGLGVDRTMLALEAEGKSAGNPARCEVFGVPLGEAAQHRMVVLAAQLRSAGVRVDLAYGGRGVKGAMKAADRSGAKFTMVLGDRDLVDSTIGLKDMATGEQRQVPLGEVVGVLRASLGG
- a CDS encoding peptidylprolyl isomerase yields the protein MPSNEQRRATAKRKLERQLANRAQRARRRKQLTIAGSVLGVVVVVAAVTGVYFLTRGEDDSSDAADAALTSSPAAAAATPPPAKAKPATVDCVYRDGAKPADKAAAKPKVGGIPTTGVDAEVSVSMETSQGPIGLTLNNADSPCTVNSFVSLASQNYFDGTGCHRMTADEGLKVLQCGDPTGSGSGGPGYEFDNEYPTDQYAPDDPALGNAIAYKRGVLAMANAGPGTNGSQFFIVYGDSQLPPQYTIFGTVDENSLGTLDKIAQIGQDNSNGPGDGKPKEPVTIKSVRIDR
- a CDS encoding DUF4913 domain-containing protein — translated: MTEQQQQPMIYASVVEFVENYLSLVYRRQVTDLSDTVWCPEWWQHAEAVARLDALWRAWEHYRLDGRTGLSVWFLDHADPHLAKLFDPKGPFKYCSVRNGHKDMLNPLPLKSPQHGMFGDPTIGDFRL